From a region of the Coffea arabica cultivar ET-39 chromosome 3e, Coffea Arabica ET-39 HiFi, whole genome shotgun sequence genome:
- the LOC113738093 gene encoding transcription factor MYB108-like, which produces MDHVKGGGRVCNQQQQISASSTTIADQEDMMMIMDLRRGPWTVEEDFTLINYIAHHGEGRWNSLARCAGLKRTGKSCRLRWLNYLRPDVRRGNITLEEQLLILELHSRWGNRWSKIAQHLPGRTDNEIKNYWRTRVQKHAKQLKCDVNSKQFKDTMRYLWMPRLVERIQAAAAAGADSSTAARATAATATTTSNSNYHQGNTSMVADVGSAGQVILPQASTYGGRVTMNPSRSTSYTPENSSTPASSDSFTAQFSPVSDLTDCYNYPVKQSNNQDYYQANNQLSYGETLTSPTGYFNQALDFHLMEQNNAWMDGGDVSDNLWNDEDAWFFQQQLNSNTFN; this is translated from the exons ATGGATCACGTTAAAGGCGGTGGTAGAGTTTGCAACCAGCAGCAGCAAATTAGCGCTAGTAGTACTACTATTGCTGATCAAGAAGACATGATGATGATCATGGACCTCAGAAGAGGGCCGTGGACTGTTGAAGAAGACTTCACCCTCATCAACTACATCGCCCATCATGGCGAAGGTCGCTGGAATTCTCTTGCTCGCTGTGCTG gtCTGAAGAGAACTGGAAAAAGCTGCAGATTGAGATGGCTAAATTATCTGCGCCCTGATGTTCGTCGCGGAAACATCACTCTTGAAGAACAACTCTTGATTCTTGAACTCCATTCTCGTTGGGGAAATAG GTGGTCGAAAATTGCCCAACATTTGCCTGGCAGAACTGATAATGAAATAAAAAACTACTGGAGAACCAGGGTTCAGAAGCATGCCAAGCAGCTCAAATGTGACGTGAACAGCAAGCAATTCAAGGACACCATGCGTTATCTATGGATGCCAAGATTAGTCGAGAGAATTCAGGCAGCTGCTGCAGCCGGAGCTGATTCCTCCACAGCCGCTAGGGCCACGGCGGCCACAGCAACCACCACCAGCAACTCTAACTACCACCAAGGGAATACCAGCATGGTGGCGGATGTGGGCTCCGCCGGCCAAGTGATTCTGCCACAGGCCAGCACATATGGCGGCCGTGTTACCATGAATCCCAGCAGGAGCACCAGTTATACGCCTGAAAACTCCAGCACGCCTGCCTCATCTGACTCATTTACGGCACAATTCTCGCCTGTTTCAGACTTGACCGATTGTTACAATTATCCAGTCAAACAGAGCAATAACCAAGATTATTATCAAGCAAATAACCAGCTATCTTATGGGGAGACCTTGACTAGCCCCACGGGTTACTTTAACCAAGCCCTGGACTTCCACCTCATGGAGCAAAACAACGCATGGATGGACGGCGGTGATGTATCCGACAATCTGTGGAATGATGAGGATGCTTGGTTCTTCCAACAGCAGCTCAACAGTAACACATTTAATTAA
- the LOC113738021 gene encoding E3 ubiquitin-protein ligase UPL6 isoform X2, translated as MFFSGDSSTRKRVDLGGRSSKERDRKKLVEQTRFERNRRLQLRQNNSAALKIQKCFRGRKLVEAERSEVRERFFTRFGKHFQNVDRQCFGPDSDFLRWLLFFFNPKNAADCSALVEVCQLLQKLDQDNVLDIISLFAGADYPSNKALVEYRVKKFALACIQAIYENRIQLRDQLMASKHSGAPAILLLDALHLLIDDRLPWACNTVSYLLQRNVFSMFRNVILTLKEVTIQGLVGDVSSLERVLALIISHVGQTPCVCPNVDPSWSFSSQLLTIPFLWRLFPHLKETFGAPRLSQQYFHQMALCVKNHKNVLPEDISSDFPSFACLLGNILEAAGVAFAHPESFDMAVDFVTLATFLLEAIPPIKTLNEGDSNTYDDEMLVDDERAEKVLNGDLELQIYNAIDPRFLLQLTNVLLGGVSLANNSYIGGPNDKEAAAVGAACAFLHVMFNILPLERIMTVLAYRTELVLVLWNFMKCCHDNCKWSSLSKLSAYLPEDAPGWLLPLAVFCPVYKHMLMIVDNEEFYEQEKPLPLDDIRCLIVIIRQALWQLLWLNPVAPPNFSKSPVDTFAMKKHPLEFLQHRVCVTASELLSQLQDWNNRRQFTPPSDFHADGVNDYFISQATMENTKANDILKLAPFLVPFTSRAKIFASQLVAARERNIPHVPYVRNRFRVRRDHILEDAFDQLNALTEEDLRGLIRVTFINEFGAEEAGIDGGGIFKDFMENVTRAAFDVQYGLFKETADHLLYPNPGSGLVHEQHLQLFHFLGTVLAKAMFEGILVDIPFATFFLSKLKQKYNYLNDLPSLDPELYRHLIFLKHYEGDISGLELYFVIVNNEYGEQAEEELLPGGKNLRVTNENVITFIHLVANHRLNFQIRQQSSYFLRGFQQLIQKEWIDMFNEHELQLLISGSVDGFDLDDLRAHTNYAGGYHQEHYVIEMFWEVIKCFSLENQRKFLKFVTGCSRGPLLGFKHLEPLFCIQRAAGSASEEALDRLPTAATCMNLLKLPPYRSKEQMEQKLLYAISAAAGFDLS; from the exons ATGTTTTTCTCCGGCGATTCATCGACGAGGAAGCGAGTGGATTTAGGCGGACGGAGTTCCAAAGAAAGAGACCGGAAGAAGCTTGTGGAGCAAACTAGGTTCGAGAGGAATCGCCGCCTCCAGTTGCGTCAGAACAACTCTGCTGCTCTCAAAATTCAG AAATGCTTTAGAGGGAGAAAGCTTGTGGAGGCTGAACGTTCAGAAGTCCGAGAGAGGTTTTTTACCAGATTTGGCAAGCACTTCCAGAATGTGGACAG GCAATGCTTTGGTCCAGATTCTGATTTTCTCCGCTggctacttttcttttttaacccCAAAAATGCTGCTGATTGTTCTGCCCTTGTGGAAGTTTGTCAGTTGCTTCAGAAGTTGGATCAAGATAATG TGCTAGATATTATAAGCCTCTTTGCTGGTGCTGACTATCCATCCAATAAAGCCCTGGTGGAGTACAGGGTTAAGAAATTTGCTTTGGCATGTATTCAGGCAATTTATGAGAATAG GATCCAGTTGAGAGACCAACTAATGGCATCTAAACATTCTGGTGCTCCAGCAATTCTCTTGTTAGATGCATTACATCTATTGATTGATGACAGACTTCCCTGGGCTTGTAACACAGTCAGCTATCTTTTACAAAGAAATGTATTTTCCATGTTTAGAAATGTCATTCTGACGCTGAAG GAAGTAACTATCCAGGGCCTTGTTGGTGATGTATCTTCTTTGGAACGTGTTCTGGCCCTCATTATATCTCATGTGGGGCAAACACCTTGTGTTTGTCCGAATGTTGACCCAAGTTGGAGTTTCTCATCCCAGCTTCTTACAATTCCTTTCTTGTGGCGTCTTTTTCCGCATCTAAAAGAG ACTTTTGGAGCTCCTAGGTTGAGTCAGCAGTATTTCCATCAGATGGCCCTCTGTGTGAAAAATCATAAGAATGTTCTACCTGAAGATATATCAAGTGATTTTCCTAGTTTCGCCTGCCTTCTTGGAAATATATTAGAAGCTGCTGGAGTTGCTTTCGCTCACCCTGAGTCATTTGATATG GCTGTAGATTTTGTGACTCTTGCAACATTTTTGTTGGAAGCAATTCCACCCATCAAAACATTGAATGAAGGAG ATTCCAATACTTATGATGACGAAATGCTTGTTGATGATGAACGAGCAGAAAAAGTTCTAAATGGTGATTTGGAGCTCCAGATTTATAATGCAATAGATCCACGCTTTCTTTTGCAATTG ACAAATGTTTTGTTGGGTGGGGTTTCGCTTGCCAATAATTCATATATAGGTGGGCCCAATGATAAAGAGGCTGCAGCTGTTGGTGCTGCTTGTGCTTTCCTTCATGTTATGTTCAACATCCTGCCTCTAGAGCGCATCATGACTGTGCTAGCTTATAGAACAGAGTTGGTTCTTGTGCTTTGGAACTTCATGAAATGCTGCCATGACAACTGTAAATGGTCATCCTTGTCCAAGCTGTCTGCATATTTGCCTGAAGATGCACCTGGTTGGTTACTACCTTTGGCTGTTTTCTGCCCTGTTTACAA GCACATGCTTATGATTGTTGATAATGAAGAGTTTTATGAGCAAGAGAAGCCACTGCCACTGGATGATATCCGATGCTTGATTGTTATTATAAGACAG GCCTTGTGGCAACTCCTGTGGCTGAATCCTGTGGCACCACCTAATTTTTCCAAGTCCCCTGTTGACACCTTTGCCATGAAGAAGCACCCATTGGAATTTCTTCAGCATAGAGTTTGTGTTACAGCTTCTGAGCTCTTGTCGCAG TTGCAAGATTGGAATAACAGAAGGCAATTTACACCCCCAAGTGATTTTCATGCTGACGGTGTCAATGATTACTTTATCTCTCAG GCGACCATGGAAAATACTAAAGCAAATGATATACTAAAACTAGCTCCCTTCTTGGTTCCATTTACGAGCAGAGCTAAAATATTTGCG TCACAGCTTGTTGCGGCAAGGGAAAGGAATATACCTCATGTCCCCTATGTTAGGAACAGGTTCAGAGTAAGAAGAGATCATATCTTGGAAGATGCTTTTGATCAGTTGAATGCCTTGACTGAAGAGGATCTTCGAGGACTG ATTCGTGTTACTTTTATCAATGAATTTGGAGCGGAGGAGGCTGGAATCGATGGTGGTGGTATTTTCAAGGATTTTATGGAAAATGTTACTAGAGCAGCCTTTGATGTACAGTACGGATTATTTAAG GAAACGGCGGATCACCTACTGTATCCCAATCCTGGATCAGGACTAGTACACGAACAGCATCTCCAGTTGTTTCACTTTCTTGGAACTGTTCTTGCTAAG GCAATGTTCGAGGGAATTCTTGTTGATATACCATTTGCAACCTTCTTTCTGAGCAAATTGAAGCAAAA GTACAATTACTTGAATGATTTGCCTTCCTTGGATCCAGAATTATATCGGCATCTGATATTTCTGAAG CATTATGAAGGTGATATCTCAGGGTTAGAGTTGTACTTTGTTATTGTCAATAATGAATACGGGGAGCAAGCAGAAGAAGAGCTGCTTCCTGGGGGAAAGAATTTACGGGTGACAAATGAAAATGTCATCACATTTATTCATCTTGTAGCCAACCATCGTTTGAATTTTCAG ATACGCCAACAAAGTTCTTATTTCTTGAGGGGGTTTCAGCAGCTTATACAGAAAGAATGGATTGACATGTTTAATGAGCATGAACTTCAG CTTTTAATATCTGGATCAGTTGATGGCTTTGATCTTGATGATCTTCGAGCTCATACCAACTATGCAGGGGGCTATCATCAA
- the LOC113738021 gene encoding E3 ubiquitin-protein ligase UPL6 isoform X1, translating into MFFSGDSSTRKRVDLGGRSSKERDRKKLVEQTRFERNRRLQLRQNNSAALKIQKCFRGRKLVEAERSEVRERFFTRFGKHFQNVDRQCFGPDSDFLRWLLFFFNPKNAADCSALVEVCQLLQKLDQDNVLDIISLFAGADYPSNKALVEYRVKKFALACIQAIYENRIQLRDQLMASKHSGAPAILLLDALHLLIDDRLPWACNTVSYLLQRNVFSMFRNVILTLKEVTIQGLVGDVSSLERVLALIISHVGQTPCVCPNVDPSWSFSSQLLTIPFLWRLFPHLKETFGAPRLSQQYFHQMALCVKNHKNVLPEDISSDFPSFACLLGNILEAAGVAFAHPESFDMAVDFVTLATFLLEAIPPIKTLNEGGKQNSNTYDDEMLVDDERAEKVLNGDLELQIYNAIDPRFLLQLTNVLLGGVSLANNSYIGGPNDKEAAAVGAACAFLHVMFNILPLERIMTVLAYRTELVLVLWNFMKCCHDNCKWSSLSKLSAYLPEDAPGWLLPLAVFCPVYKHMLMIVDNEEFYEQEKPLPLDDIRCLIVIIRQALWQLLWLNPVAPPNFSKSPVDTFAMKKHPLEFLQHRVCVTASELLSQLQDWNNRRQFTPPSDFHADGVNDYFISQATMENTKANDILKLAPFLVPFTSRAKIFASQLVAARERNIPHVPYVRNRFRVRRDHILEDAFDQLNALTEEDLRGLIRVTFINEFGAEEAGIDGGGIFKDFMENVTRAAFDVQYGLFKETADHLLYPNPGSGLVHEQHLQLFHFLGTVLAKAMFEGILVDIPFATFFLSKLKQKYNYLNDLPSLDPELYRHLIFLKHYEGDISGLELYFVIVNNEYGEQAEEELLPGGKNLRVTNENVITFIHLVANHRLNFQIRQQSSYFLRGFQQLIQKEWIDMFNEHELQLLISGSVDGFDLDDLRAHTNYAGGYHQEHYVIEMFWEVIKCFSLENQRKFLKFVTGCSRGPLLGFKHLEPLFCIQRAAGSASEEALDRLPTAATCMNLLKLPPYRSKEQMEQKLLYAISAAAGFDLS; encoded by the exons ATGTTTTTCTCCGGCGATTCATCGACGAGGAAGCGAGTGGATTTAGGCGGACGGAGTTCCAAAGAAAGAGACCGGAAGAAGCTTGTGGAGCAAACTAGGTTCGAGAGGAATCGCCGCCTCCAGTTGCGTCAGAACAACTCTGCTGCTCTCAAAATTCAG AAATGCTTTAGAGGGAGAAAGCTTGTGGAGGCTGAACGTTCAGAAGTCCGAGAGAGGTTTTTTACCAGATTTGGCAAGCACTTCCAGAATGTGGACAG GCAATGCTTTGGTCCAGATTCTGATTTTCTCCGCTggctacttttcttttttaacccCAAAAATGCTGCTGATTGTTCTGCCCTTGTGGAAGTTTGTCAGTTGCTTCAGAAGTTGGATCAAGATAATG TGCTAGATATTATAAGCCTCTTTGCTGGTGCTGACTATCCATCCAATAAAGCCCTGGTGGAGTACAGGGTTAAGAAATTTGCTTTGGCATGTATTCAGGCAATTTATGAGAATAG GATCCAGTTGAGAGACCAACTAATGGCATCTAAACATTCTGGTGCTCCAGCAATTCTCTTGTTAGATGCATTACATCTATTGATTGATGACAGACTTCCCTGGGCTTGTAACACAGTCAGCTATCTTTTACAAAGAAATGTATTTTCCATGTTTAGAAATGTCATTCTGACGCTGAAG GAAGTAACTATCCAGGGCCTTGTTGGTGATGTATCTTCTTTGGAACGTGTTCTGGCCCTCATTATATCTCATGTGGGGCAAACACCTTGTGTTTGTCCGAATGTTGACCCAAGTTGGAGTTTCTCATCCCAGCTTCTTACAATTCCTTTCTTGTGGCGTCTTTTTCCGCATCTAAAAGAG ACTTTTGGAGCTCCTAGGTTGAGTCAGCAGTATTTCCATCAGATGGCCCTCTGTGTGAAAAATCATAAGAATGTTCTACCTGAAGATATATCAAGTGATTTTCCTAGTTTCGCCTGCCTTCTTGGAAATATATTAGAAGCTGCTGGAGTTGCTTTCGCTCACCCTGAGTCATTTGATATG GCTGTAGATTTTGTGACTCTTGCAACATTTTTGTTGGAAGCAATTCCACCCATCAAAACATTGAATGAAGGAGGTAAACAAA ATTCCAATACTTATGATGACGAAATGCTTGTTGATGATGAACGAGCAGAAAAAGTTCTAAATGGTGATTTGGAGCTCCAGATTTATAATGCAATAGATCCACGCTTTCTTTTGCAATTG ACAAATGTTTTGTTGGGTGGGGTTTCGCTTGCCAATAATTCATATATAGGTGGGCCCAATGATAAAGAGGCTGCAGCTGTTGGTGCTGCTTGTGCTTTCCTTCATGTTATGTTCAACATCCTGCCTCTAGAGCGCATCATGACTGTGCTAGCTTATAGAACAGAGTTGGTTCTTGTGCTTTGGAACTTCATGAAATGCTGCCATGACAACTGTAAATGGTCATCCTTGTCCAAGCTGTCTGCATATTTGCCTGAAGATGCACCTGGTTGGTTACTACCTTTGGCTGTTTTCTGCCCTGTTTACAA GCACATGCTTATGATTGTTGATAATGAAGAGTTTTATGAGCAAGAGAAGCCACTGCCACTGGATGATATCCGATGCTTGATTGTTATTATAAGACAG GCCTTGTGGCAACTCCTGTGGCTGAATCCTGTGGCACCACCTAATTTTTCCAAGTCCCCTGTTGACACCTTTGCCATGAAGAAGCACCCATTGGAATTTCTTCAGCATAGAGTTTGTGTTACAGCTTCTGAGCTCTTGTCGCAG TTGCAAGATTGGAATAACAGAAGGCAATTTACACCCCCAAGTGATTTTCATGCTGACGGTGTCAATGATTACTTTATCTCTCAG GCGACCATGGAAAATACTAAAGCAAATGATATACTAAAACTAGCTCCCTTCTTGGTTCCATTTACGAGCAGAGCTAAAATATTTGCG TCACAGCTTGTTGCGGCAAGGGAAAGGAATATACCTCATGTCCCCTATGTTAGGAACAGGTTCAGAGTAAGAAGAGATCATATCTTGGAAGATGCTTTTGATCAGTTGAATGCCTTGACTGAAGAGGATCTTCGAGGACTG ATTCGTGTTACTTTTATCAATGAATTTGGAGCGGAGGAGGCTGGAATCGATGGTGGTGGTATTTTCAAGGATTTTATGGAAAATGTTACTAGAGCAGCCTTTGATGTACAGTACGGATTATTTAAG GAAACGGCGGATCACCTACTGTATCCCAATCCTGGATCAGGACTAGTACACGAACAGCATCTCCAGTTGTTTCACTTTCTTGGAACTGTTCTTGCTAAG GCAATGTTCGAGGGAATTCTTGTTGATATACCATTTGCAACCTTCTTTCTGAGCAAATTGAAGCAAAA GTACAATTACTTGAATGATTTGCCTTCCTTGGATCCAGAATTATATCGGCATCTGATATTTCTGAAG CATTATGAAGGTGATATCTCAGGGTTAGAGTTGTACTTTGTTATTGTCAATAATGAATACGGGGAGCAAGCAGAAGAAGAGCTGCTTCCTGGGGGAAAGAATTTACGGGTGACAAATGAAAATGTCATCACATTTATTCATCTTGTAGCCAACCATCGTTTGAATTTTCAG ATACGCCAACAAAGTTCTTATTTCTTGAGGGGGTTTCAGCAGCTTATACAGAAAGAATGGATTGACATGTTTAATGAGCATGAACTTCAG CTTTTAATATCTGGATCAGTTGATGGCTTTGATCTTGATGATCTTCGAGCTCATACCAACTATGCAGGGGGCTATCATCAA